The Mytilus edulis unplaced genomic scaffold, xbMytEdul2.2 SCAFFOLD_1950, whole genome shotgun sequence region GAAGCTCTTTTCTTGAATTACATTTAACAGAAACGATCATACCTTCATATCTGAagggtaaaaaaatataaacaatacaattGGCGAAAAGAACCCataaaactttacatttttccccctttttcattgTGGTAAGTTTAATTCAGGCTTAAGCACTTCAAATTGCAGAAAACCCAGTAAGTCATGAACATAATTTGTACCTTCTACgaattttttaattattgtattatttttctGTTATGTATGTTTAAACTGCAATTTGAATGCTTGGTTTCTTATATTTTGCAGTATGATGCTTTTGAGAAATGAGATCCATGCAGTACTATAAagtttttaagatatttttactTCAATGAAAGAAAAACTTCAGCTTAGCTATTGTAAATGTATGATGACTAAAACACCTTACCGCTAGAGAACACGTTGCAATGTTTTCCTTGTTAGCTATAATGGTAAGTTTGAATTCCTGCTCTTTCTCCCTATCAAATGCTCTTGCGTTTCTTATTACTCCCTAAGAATGAACAAAAGATTAAAAGAACAGCAAATTATAATAGGACTATCtgattaaattatgaaaaaagcaAGTGGCAAttaaaagaatagaaaataacatTGCAGTATCTATCGAGATGCATCAGATTCAAACAATGTATGTCTCTtcattgatgatatttattttcgGAGCAATTATATTTGGACAAAAAACCTGTCAGTCAGTCGATCTTAATCTGGCCATGCCATTGCAAAAGAATAAAAAtgatcaaaatacaaaaacaaaacagtttacaaaacgAACTATGGAAACCtacattttcataaaatattagaTCAGAtgtactagtacatgtagtatttaTGTAAGAGGTTAATTAATTTCagaatcatcatcaattcatatGGTAAACTAGacgctctaaagagcctgtgtcgctcatctttatttactgatgctttggaaatcatgtaaaataaggtaaaaatcataatttatagtatcagatattcttagatactataataatatctaaattaatagcaaaaaaatgcaaaatttccgtaaaattacTAACTGAGAGGCAAAAACACAACTGGTTGTCGGatatgtctgaaaatttcagagcagatatatataaatctgatgaacatttttgtcacaattcagatttgctctaaatgcttcagtttccgGGATATTAACCaaatactgcattttaccctttgtactatttttagccatgtctgccatcttggttcgcgggcAGGGTCATTGGactcatttttaaaactagatactcttctgatgattgtgaacaagtttggttatatttgtcttagtagtttcagtggagaagatttttgtaaaagattacaaaaatttgataaaaagtggtaaaattgaatttaaagggcaataactcctgtcTATCTATATTTCAATATCACACTATTGTTTCAAATTAGGGTGACGGTTGGTtcctgttaaaacgtttaaaaccaactgcatttgtttgcacctgtattaagtcagaaacctgatgttcagtggttttaTTTTCTGGTTTTTATATAGaaaagaccgttggttttcctgtttgaatggtttaccactagtcattttggggccctttgaaGCTTACTATTCGGAGTGAGCCAAATATCCATGTTGAATAacgtactttgaccaataatgatttacttttacaaattatgacttggatggagagctgtctcattggcactgatacccAATCGTGGTATGTTTATAATATAATTTGTAACATGTTTTCGTAAAGTTTCCGATAATACATAACTATTTTTATTATGAAACAAAGATCTCTTGACTTTAGATGAATGTGtctattttttatttcttgtttcgTTATATAACCCCCCTGTACGTCTGTATGCGTCTTGTTGGTTTTAAATGTACAGGTTTGAGATTTCTCAGTAAATAtaaaatccagaaaagtgctttggATGTACGAAATGCTCTATGCGTTATTCGTATTTTAGTTTGAATAGTTAAGAACTATATTTAAGACTTTTGATTTGACGAAATCTGTCAAAACTGATCAtgaaattttgagaaatttatATTGTGCATCTATAAATTTTGCAATTTCTACAAGTAAACTTTATTGAGGCTTGAGTCATAAAGAAAGAACATGTAATAAGATAACAGTGAATTTTACAAATGAGATCACTCGCATTTTATGTGGGTTTTTGtcgctcagtctttagttttctattttgtttcttgtattactgttgttttttttttgtttttttgtttttattgtttttgtttttttgattgtttttgttcttatcttttttgtcatttattgtttacaaacGGCATTATCGTTTagttttcgactaatgagtttgataGATCCCTTTTACATTGTTTGCCtttttcttgtaaaaaaaaaaaagaatctttttgaaaatggtttttgtgtgaaaaaaaaattctatacttTATTCAAATTAGTTAAATTCTCATACTCACTGTTTCAGATTCGATAGTGAAATCTAATTCAGCTGATTTGTCAGCAAATCGATAGTTTTCATACTTGGGTACTGTGACAGTTACAATAGCCGTTTGAGACTTTTTATTTTCAAGAATTGTTCCATTGAAATTCTTGATTTCTCCATCTTCATTAGTGGTTTCACGAATATCAATAATGATATCCTCAGTGTCGCTATGTATTCCATCTCTAACGATAACTTTTGCATTATATATAGTTgtattgaaaatactttgaaccaAAATAACCCCATTGTTATTGATCGATAATTTATCATTAGGAGTTATTTCGTATGTTAAATTTGCATGCGTATCAGGATCGAAAGCAGTAACAGCACCGACTATTACACCCGTATAAGCAGATTGTACAGTTACGAAGCGATACGGTGCTCCTAAAAACACAGGATATTTGTCATTGACATCTTGAACCTTAATGTTAATCTGTATGTCAAAAGAAGTACCACTTACTAATAACGTAAGATCTTCATGTATTTCCTGTTCTTTCTGATAGTCAAGTGACACAGATCCAAGTATCAATAAGTTGTTATTCAAAGCTAATTCTGATTTATCAATTGAAAAGGGAATAGACAGTGTCAGCACACCTACACGGGTATTGCTGCCACTGCCCTCTGTTAATGTATGAGTGTATTGAGAACGTACAATAAGAATTGTTATATTGGCAACTAAATGGCCATTTTGTTTAACTTCGATGTATGATGAATAGGCTATTGTTTGGAGTCCTTCTAGGGTATCAAGAtgaatttttgttgttgtctttatGCTACCATCATTTTCAACAGTCATGGAATTATCTGGTGATATAGTTGTTACGGCATCCCCGGATAAACACGACTGACAAACTTGACCGACAACACTGTCCTTCGGAGTCCCGTCAATTACAAATATGTTTTTCTCAATGATACTCGTTCTATTAATGGTAATTGCAACATGTATAAAATCACGTATCACAATACCGTCAACAGTAACAGACACTACTACAAAAATGTCGTATTTTGATTTAGATAGTGGAATGTTCTTTACTGTTACGACGACATACTCTGTATTTGCAGTGCTTAGTGAAAAACTGTCTGACCCGGGTCCCAAAATTTCAGCTGTTGGTGTTGTTTTGTAAAAACCATCAACCTCTGTAAAGTGTTCtcttaaaactaaaaaatataatttacgatGATACAATTTAAAAAACCAACCGACATTGGTCAATcagtaacaaataaaatatacaacgATTATATTTTGACATGCAGTTGATCCATATTATTAGTTACACGGTGTACTAGAGACCCAACATTAATGGGGCCAGTAAGTTACATATGGGGTGAGAGGGGACACCCTAAATGAAATTTTCTAACATCATaaatatcgtattaggtcacatCGCATAAGGCATTaaaacactgtgtaacgaatttatcttaccgactatctaaACATTTTGCATTTAAACCAGAagcctatcaaagtgatcaagtcttcaatacaaAGAAATTATTTCCATTGGTCTACACACAAACAAATACCAACATCAAcaactttttagtttttaatttcttaGATGCATTTATTTCAATCGTTAATAATCAATTTCTGTATATGACAAGCATACACTCATGAACATAACATCTACAATTACACCTGCttgaaaacaaattacaaaaataaagagCGAGATACGTTATAATCTAATATTTGTCTAGTTTAAATTGTGAATCCCTTGGACTTGTTCGGTACAACAATCAAtgaagattaaaataaaaacatataaatgttgGTCTTATGTCCTAGTTTTGTTCTTATAAAACATCATGAGTGACTGTTGATTATACTTAAATGACTTACCTTGATGGCCTATAGGACTGCTTTCAGGAAGATTTATTGACATCTTTTGAGACTCTTGGTTGAATAATTTAGAAGGCACTAAAATGAACATCATGTATAAGTAAAGTGCTTTCATATGTCACAATTGTTCCCTAAAATTGAAACGTATCCTATTATAAAAATTCATTTTGCCAAAACAAATCGCCCCTAGTCTTATTCGAATAACTCCTTCAATACTATAAATCTTTTAAGTAAAATATTGTTTTCGTTGATACCTAGTATCCTCATATATCTTAATAGAAGATTACAATTTACTTCAGTATTGTTCGCTTTTAATTGCAGTTGTGCTTTTGTTTGTTGCTACACATATTTTAACTTTTATCCCTTCAAAATCTTCTTTTCAAATAtgtaaatctataaaatatttgtaattattttaaattaaactgtGACGATTTACATCTATTCATTTCTGTCATTCTAAAGATGTGCGCACGgttgatacggtgctttttgtccgcaattcgctttttgtccgcttttgctttttgtccgataattttgctttttgtccgaaacttttgctttttgtccgttgctttttgtccgttttgccttttgtccgattattttgctttttgtccgaaacttttgctttttgtccgttgctttttgtccgttttgccttttgtccgattattttgctttttgtccgaaacttttgctttttgtccgttgctttttgtccgttttgctttttgtccgataattttgctttatgtccgatataaaatgtgtatatttttggcaGGTTTCATTTTGAACTTCAAAATACCATGTCCTTTTAGGAGTTAAATACAGACCATACTcacattataaatgatttgtacatgaatatatcgcattacctctaaaatggctcGAAGCACTAATATCCTAGACCCGTAGGTGTTGGTCAACAGAGGGCAAGGGGAATACTCTTGTATATCCCTAAGTCTAAAAAACAACTTTTGAAAGCTGGCTAAACTAAGACATACTCCAGGtaggccattataccagaagaagaggtaGTCAAACCCTTATAAATGGCTTATAGCACTTATGTCCTGGATCTACACGAGTTTATCAGCAACGAATTAAAAGGGGCATGAGTTTCGCCGGTATATCACGAAGTAAAAATAAACCTCATTATTGCCAGCTCTTCAAACTGagagattctccacgttggccattataccagaggtatagGTAGGCAGTGCCTCTTAAATGGTCCATGGGCCATGGCACTTATGTCCTCGACCCGTACGAGTTGGTCAGAAGAGGGTAAGGGGAATACTCTAGTATATCACACAGTCCACCAAAAATAGTGACGGCTGCCCAAACTAAGACATTTTTAGGTGCGCCCTTATACTAGATGTTGGAGTAGTCATTCTCTTAAAAATGGTTCATAGCACTTATGCTATAGACCCGAACGAGTTtgtcaacaatgagttaaaagGGGGATGAATTAGCCCGGTATATAACGCAGTTGAAATAAACTGTTGCCCGCTGGCTAAACTAAGAAATTATCCACGCGGGCCATAATATGAGAGGTAGAGGAAGGGATTGCCTCTATAAAATGACCATGAGCACGTAtgacctagacccgtacgagttagtcagcaaAGTGTAAGGTTAATACCCTAGTATATAATAAAGTCGAACTAAACTATTGCTGGATGGCTAAGAGATTCTCCGcgtgggccatgataccagaggtagaggttgtcattgcctctaaaatggcctaaatCACTTATTCCCTAGAGAAGTACGCGGTATCATCAAAGGGTTTAAAAGGGAGTTGGAACCTCTGTTTACAAAGAAGtcgaaataaattattgccgGCTTGCTTAAGTACGAGATTCTCCAAGTTGGCCATTAATCCTAGGTTAAATGTGTGCATTGCCTTTTAAATGGCTGATAAAACTAACGCCCTAGACCTGTATACaacgaaaatataaattaagcCGACTGGCCTAACTAAGAGATTCTATACGCGGGGTATTATATCAGAGGATGAGGTAGGCATTACCTCTAACATAGCCATAACACGTATGTCCCAGACCCGTGTAAGTTAATCAGCAAAGGGTAAGGGGGTACCTAAgtatatcacaaagtcgaaataaactattgctggctggctaaacgaagagattctccacatgggccatgataccagagg contains the following coding sequences:
- the LOC139509184 gene encoding cadherin-18-like, which produces MSINLPESSPIGHQVLREHFTEVDGFYKTTPTAEILGPGSDSFSLSTANTEYVVVTVKNIPLSKSKYDIFVVVSVTVDGIVIRDFIHVAITINRTSIIEKNIFVIDGTPKDSVVGQVCQSCLSGDAVTTISPDNSMTVENDGSIKTTTKIHLDTLEGLQTIAYSSYIEVKQNGHLVANITILIVRSQYTHTLTEGSGSNTRVGVLTLSIPFSIDKSELALNNNLLILGSVSLDYQKEQEIHEDLTLLVSGTSFDIQINIKVQDVNDKYPVFLGAPYRFVTVQSAYTGVIVGAVTAFDPDTHANLTYEITPNDKLSINNNGVILVQSIFNTTIYNAKVIVRDGIHSDTEDIIIDIRETTNEDGEIKNFNGTILENKKSQTAIVTVTVPKYENYRFADKSAELDFTIESETGVIRNARAFDREKEQEFKLTIIANKENIATCSLAIVGVVTILVIDVNDEPPEFVDAPYNATVVEEEKGKELL